In the Candidatus Electrothrix rattekaaiensis genome, one interval contains:
- a CDS encoding CBS domain-containing protein, translating into MEIITTHINADFDGLASMVAAKKLYPKASLVFSGSAERPLRDFLSQDIRNLYGFKKIKHIDLASVTRLIVVDTRQANRLGPLEECLHNPGIEIHLYDHHPDAPGDMVGDVEHIQAVGSTTALFVGLLREQGMMLFPDEATLLSLGLHEDTGSFLYATTTPADLQAAAWLLEQGADLDIVNQFISRDLSAEQIPLLSLLLENAMTYTVHSIQITVSRLTLPAYVDDFAVLVRRMMVMENLDAVFSLVCMGERLYLICRSRIPEINVGVIAREMGGGGHAAASSATIRDKTLFEAEEELLYLLHRHVKPRAMAGELMSSPVITATPDVTHEQANDLMARYNINVLPVVRENADRKNPSGLLGIISRRDITKAIAHKLGDMPISEYMTTDLAVLPESATQADIQELIIENRQRLIPIIRESAQAENSEGVICGVITRTDLLNLMVNDPAHLPRDLFHEDEHPSSERTRNINSLMTDTLSRDIILLLREIGEIAEDVCMQAYAVGGFARDLLLQTRNLDIDIVVEGDGIVFAKELAAKKQAAVRTHEKFATATVMLADGMRIDVATARLEYYAFPAAMPTVEHSSLKQDLFRRDFTINAMAIHLNPKRFGTLVDFFNSQNDLKERRIRVLHNLSFVEDPTRIFRAVRFEQRLGFTISRHSEKLMRNAVRMHMYEKFSGPRFFSELKLILSEDHPLASLRRLDSFHLFPVLWPDLRPNLKIDRRFVHILTQAEKTISWFKLLFLEDAGKQATRCNTWMVCLLAVFSRSREQELRNFCHRFELPPKHRRQLLRQKRKADHIALHMLRRPVMQPAVVYWLLEPLDNEGLLYLMSIARKKHIRQQVSHYVTHLRGVQPFLSGQDLMELGYAPGTSFRIMINYTLSARLNGEISSKEEAIALIQKKYPVDSLNF; encoded by the coding sequence ATGGAAATCATCACCACCCACATAAACGCCGATTTTGACGGGCTTGCCTCTATGGTGGCGGCCAAGAAGCTGTATCCTAAGGCAAGCTTGGTTTTTTCCGGTTCCGCAGAACGACCCTTACGAGATTTTCTTTCCCAGGATATTCGCAATCTCTATGGATTCAAGAAGATCAAGCATATTGATCTGGCATCCGTAACCCGTCTCATTGTTGTCGATACCCGTCAGGCCAATCGTTTGGGACCGCTGGAGGAATGTCTTCATAATCCGGGTATTGAAATCCATCTCTACGATCATCATCCTGATGCCCCTGGTGATATGGTGGGTGATGTGGAACATATTCAGGCGGTTGGGTCAACCACGGCTCTGTTTGTTGGCCTGCTGCGAGAACAGGGGATGATGCTGTTTCCTGATGAGGCCACTCTGTTGAGTCTCGGTCTGCATGAGGATACAGGCTCTTTTCTCTATGCCACCACCACTCCGGCCGACTTGCAGGCGGCGGCTTGGCTATTGGAGCAGGGGGCTGATCTTGATATTGTCAACCAGTTTATCAGTCGGGATCTTTCCGCTGAACAGATTCCTCTGCTCAGCCTGCTCCTGGAAAACGCCATGACCTATACGGTCCACTCTATTCAGATTACCGTGAGCAGGCTGACGTTACCTGCGTATGTAGATGACTTCGCCGTGCTGGTTCGCCGGATGATGGTCATGGAAAATCTGGATGCTGTTTTTTCGTTGGTCTGTATGGGCGAACGGCTCTATCTCATCTGTCGCAGCAGGATTCCTGAAATCAATGTCGGGGTTATAGCCCGTGAAATGGGCGGCGGCGGTCATGCTGCCGCATCCTCGGCCACCATTCGGGACAAAACCCTGTTCGAGGCAGAGGAAGAGCTGCTTTATCTCCTGCATCGTCATGTAAAGCCCCGGGCTATGGCCGGAGAGCTGATGTCCTCTCCGGTAATAACAGCTACGCCGGATGTCACCCATGAGCAGGCGAACGATCTCATGGCCCGTTATAATATTAATGTGCTTCCTGTGGTTCGTGAGAATGCCGATCGAAAGAACCCTTCAGGATTACTGGGGATCATTTCCCGACGGGATATCACCAAGGCCATTGCCCATAAACTTGGTGATATGCCGATCAGTGAGTATATGACAACTGATCTTGCGGTGCTGCCGGAAAGCGCAACCCAGGCTGATATCCAGGAACTGATTATCGAAAACCGGCAGCGCCTGATTCCGATTATCCGGGAATCTGCGCAGGCAGAGAACAGCGAGGGAGTTATCTGCGGGGTGATCACCCGTACTGATCTGCTCAATCTGATGGTCAATGACCCGGCCCATCTGCCCCGTGACCTGTTTCATGAGGACGAGCATCCCTCCTCAGAGCGGACTCGTAATATCAACTCGCTTATGACGGATACCCTGAGTCGGGATATTATTCTTCTGCTGCGGGAAATCGGTGAGATCGCTGAGGACGTTTGTATGCAGGCCTATGCGGTAGGCGGGTTTGCCCGTGATCTGCTTTTGCAAACCAGGAATCTGGATATTGATATTGTGGTGGAAGGGGACGGCATCGTGTTCGCCAAGGAGCTGGCTGCAAAGAAACAGGCTGCGGTCCGTACTCATGAGAAATTCGCCACAGCCACTGTCATGCTGGCTGACGGCATGCGTATTGATGTGGCAACGGCACGGCTGGAATATTATGCCTTTCCTGCCGCCATGCCCACAGTGGAGCACAGTTCGCTGAAGCAGGATCTTTTTCGACGTGATTTTACCATCAATGCTATGGCGATTCACCTGAATCCGAAGCGATTCGGCACGCTGGTGGATTTCTTCAATTCACAGAATGATCTCAAGGAACGGCGCATCAGGGTTCTGCATAATCTCAGTTTTGTAGAAGATCCCACCCGTATTTTCCGGGCTGTTCGTTTTGAGCAGCGTCTTGGTTTTACGATCAGCAGGCATTCGGAAAAGCTGATGCGGAACGCTGTTCGGATGCATATGTATGAGAAGTTTTCTGGACCTCGTTTTTTTAGCGAATTGAAGCTGATCCTCTCGGAAGATCATCCCTTGGCTTCTCTGCGCAGACTGGATTCCTTTCACCTGTTTCCTGTGCTTTGGCCTGATTTACGACCCAACCTAAAGATAGATCGCCGCTTTGTTCATATTCTCACCCAGGCGGAAAAAACTATCTCTTGGTTCAAGCTGCTCTTTTTAGAGGATGCCGGAAAGCAGGCGACCCGTTGTAACACCTGGATGGTTTGTTTGCTGGCCGTGTTTAGTCGGTCCCGTGAGCAGGAGCTGCGCAATTTTTGCCATCGCTTTGAGCTACCGCCCAAGCATCGAAGGCAGTTATTGCGACAAAAGCGCAAAGCGGATCATATTGCATTGCATATGCTGCGACGACCGGTCATGCAGCCTGCTGTGGTCTACTGGCTGCTTGAGCCCCTGGATAATGAGGGGCTTCTTTACCTGATGAGTATTGCTCGGAAAAAGCATATCCGTCAACAGGTCTCTCATTATGTGACCCATCTTCGTGGTGTTCAGCCATTCCTCAGTGGCCAGGATCTGATGGAGTTGGGGTATGCCCCGGGGACCTCGTTTCGCATTATGATAAATTATACCTTGAGTGCCCGATTAAACGGTGAGATTTCCAGTAAAGAGGAGGCTATCGCCTTGATTCAAAAAAAATACCCTGTGGATTCCCTGAATTTTTAA
- a CDS encoding site-2 protease family protein has product MDLNHTIQQLIITAPPFLFALTFHELAHGYTAWKLGDPTAKDAGRLTMNPLKHLDPFGVLAFFIMRIGWAKPVPVNPRYFQDPQKGMLLTALAGPVANLFLAIISAVLVKVLAAVPISSQLMFNVFKPMFDMMAASVWINVMLAVFNFLPIPPLDGSKILMGFLPLDKAASYARLEPYGFIILLVLFYTGMIGTVIMPIINFTVGMMVG; this is encoded by the coding sequence ATGGACTTGAATCACACCATCCAGCAGCTTATTATTACGGCTCCTCCTTTTCTTTTCGCCCTGACCTTTCATGAGCTGGCTCACGGTTATACTGCTTGGAAGTTGGGGGATCCTACGGCAAAAGATGCAGGTCGGTTGACTATGAATCCGCTCAAGCACCTTGATCCCTTTGGGGTACTTGCTTTTTTTATTATGAGGATAGGCTGGGCAAAACCTGTTCCGGTTAATCCCCGATATTTTCAGGATCCGCAGAAAGGGATGTTGCTCACCGCTCTGGCTGGTCCTGTTGCCAACCTGTTTTTGGCGATCATTAGTGCGGTCTTGGTAAAGGTGCTTGCCGCTGTTCCTATTTCGTCGCAATTGATGTTCAACGTGTTCAAGCCGATGTTTGATATGATGGCGGCATCGGTGTGGATTAACGTTATGTTGGCGGTCTTTAATTTTTTACCCATCCCGCCGTTGGACGGCTCGAAGATTTTGATGGGCTTTCTCCCGTTGGATAAGGCTGCCAGTTATGCCCGATTGGAGCCCTATGGTTTTATTATTCTCTTGGTTCTCTTTTATACGGGGATGATAGGTACGGTGATCATGCCGATTATTAATTTTACCGTCGGCATGATGGTAGGATAG
- a CDS encoding HD domain-containing protein, which produces MSGWQQKDVTLVSILNKISVLNQLQDVNTILDATLSEARSLTHADAGSIFLVKGDNLEFRHVQNVTLFGEKGAGAARYTNVSIPISEDSIVGFSALTKEIVVIDDAYNISLDVPYNFNDSFDKSSCYHTTSILTIPLVSLDNQGLVGVIQLINAQDEHGKVTSFSEQSRMWVRVFSNNAAAIIERSMLNHELILRMVKMAELHDPEETGAHVQRVSAYSVEIYKRWAEKKKVPQAEIVKYCDLLSRAALLHDAGKVGIPDAILKKPGRLTSEEFELVQQHTISGAALFTNISSELDQMTHDIVLHHHERWNGEGYPGRLVQDGSKWIRKPLAGEEIPFAARIVSLADVFDALSSKRCYKVPWEDEKIYNEIRKGSGEYFDPDLVDAFFEITDILYAIQERFT; this is translated from the coding sequence ATGAGCGGTTGGCAACAGAAAGATGTTACATTAGTTTCGATCCTTAATAAAATCAGTGTACTGAACCAGCTTCAAGACGTCAATACGATCTTGGATGCCACGCTGTCCGAGGCACGGAGTTTGACCCATGCTGATGCAGGATCCATCTTTCTTGTCAAGGGAGATAATCTTGAGTTCCGTCATGTGCAAAACGTCACCCTGTTCGGTGAAAAGGGTGCCGGGGCAGCCAGGTATACAAATGTGAGCATTCCCATAAGCGAGGACTCCATTGTCGGTTTTTCCGCTTTGACCAAGGAAATAGTGGTTATTGATGACGCATATAATATTTCTTTGGATGTGCCCTATAACTTTAACGATTCCTTTGACAAAAGCAGTTGTTACCATACGACCTCTATTCTGACAATCCCCCTTGTTTCCTTAGATAATCAAGGCTTGGTCGGTGTTATACAACTTATCAATGCGCAGGACGAGCACGGGAAGGTAACAAGCTTTTCTGAACAGAGCAGGATGTGGGTCCGTGTCTTCAGTAATAATGCCGCTGCTATTATTGAGCGGAGCATGCTGAACCATGAATTGATTCTCCGTATGGTGAAAATGGCAGAATTGCATGATCCAGAGGAAACCGGTGCCCATGTTCAACGGGTCAGTGCCTATAGTGTTGAAATCTATAAGCGTTGGGCTGAAAAAAAGAAGGTGCCACAGGCTGAGATTGTCAAGTATTGCGATCTGTTGAGTCGGGCTGCACTTCTGCATGACGCAGGTAAGGTTGGGATCCCGGATGCGATTCTTAAGAAACCTGGTCGGTTAACGTCGGAAGAGTTTGAACTTGTTCAACAACATACTATCTCTGGTGCTGCTCTGTTTACCAATATTTCCTCGGAGCTTGATCAAATGACCCATGATATCGTTCTTCATCATCATGAGAGATGGAACGGCGAGGGGTATCCTGGTCGTTTGGTGCAGGACGGTTCAAAATGGATCCGAAAGCCCCTTGCTGGCGAAGAGATCCCCTTTGCTGCGCGAATAGTTTCTTTGGCGGATGTCTTTGATGCCCTTTCTTCGAAACGTTGTTATAAGGTTCCTTGGGAGGATGAAAAGATTTACAATGAGATCCGGAAAGGATCTGGCGAGTATTTTGATCCAGACTTGGTTGATGCCTTTTTCGAGATAACGGATATCCTCTACGCCATTCAGGAAAGATTTACATGA
- a CDS encoding HPr family phosphocarrier protein, translating into MKNVSWESTVNNPNGVHCRVAERLIKVIDEHKATVHIIDQGQPVDCTSILELLSLALGQGSRVQFTAQGSDADQVVAAVEQVLSEPEPDHNAPSRMEQEASKK; encoded by the coding sequence ATGAAAAATGTTTCCTGGGAAAGCACGGTCAATAATCCGAACGGGGTGCATTGCCGAGTTGCCGAACGCCTGATCAAGGTGATTGACGAGCACAAGGCAACTGTACATATTATAGATCAGGGGCAGCCTGTTGACTGTACCTCTATCCTTGAATTGCTCAGTCTTGCCCTGGGGCAGGGGAGCAGGGTGCAGTTCACAGCCCAAGGATCTGATGCGGATCAGGTGGTCGCTGCGGTGGAACAGGTTTTGTCAGAGCCTGAACCCGATCACAACGCTCCTTCCCGGATGGAGCAGGAGGCTTCAAAAAAGTAA
- the ptsP gene encoding phosphoenolpyruvate--protein phosphotransferase → MEQGAEREPETLYGISGSPGIVIGRVVVLRPRSDDLVRYRLEKEAIQAEQERFQEAVDGAEQELKDLRSKFEGDLSDTLTIMDSHIRMLRDRMILDQTAGLIEQKQINAEWALSRALYLVKKKFDHIADAYIRDRFADVEYVVNLLLDQLSEHGQQFPTGFAEPVIVVSEDFAPVDTVRMQSEKVLGFLTEKGGTTSHTAIVARSLGLPAVVGVENITERCRTGDTIILDGYDGRVCLFPTMDQQKQYQEYDRQHQAFSDELRWYIHLTSETLDGLRVRLSANIEIPDEIEGVIYYGSDGIGLFRSEFGYFQQKHLPDEEALFSVYQDLVIALDPQPVTIRTLDAGGDKLVSQLPGNRFKILHERNPALGLRSIRLSLREKPLFITQLRALLRASAFGRLRILFPLISMLSELQQVQEIIGQVMMDLTNEGVPFDPDVELGIMIEVPSAVTMADALAAEVDFFSIGTNDLIQYSLAIDRGNEYVAKMYDPLHPAVLRMISRTVEAGHAQGIEVALCGEMAGDVFVAPVLLGLGLDELSMRPSAIPHVKRLLRHSTTRRLTDLAKQILTCGDAREARELLKNYLDSNYGGWRERL, encoded by the coding sequence ATGGAACAGGGTGCAGAGCGGGAACCGGAAACCCTGTACGGGATCAGCGGGTCACCCGGTATTGTGATCGGTCGGGTCGTGGTTCTCAGGCCCCGTTCCGATGACCTTGTCCGTTATCGGCTGGAGAAGGAAGCGATTCAAGCGGAACAGGAGCGCTTCCAGGAGGCTGTTGATGGGGCGGAACAGGAGCTGAAGGATCTGCGCAGCAAATTCGAGGGCGATCTTTCCGACACCCTCACTATTATGGACTCCCATATTCGGATGCTCCGGGACAGAATGATCCTAGACCAGACAGCTGGCCTCATTGAGCAGAAACAGATCAATGCGGAATGGGCACTTTCCCGGGCTCTTTACCTTGTTAAAAAGAAATTTGACCATATTGCTGATGCATACATCAGAGATCGTTTTGCAGATGTAGAGTATGTGGTGAATCTACTTTTGGATCAGCTTTCCGAGCACGGGCAGCAATTTCCCACCGGCTTTGCAGAACCGGTTATCGTGGTCAGCGAGGATTTTGCCCCAGTGGATACTGTCCGTATGCAATCTGAGAAGGTTCTCGGCTTTTTGACAGAAAAAGGCGGGACAACATCGCATACCGCTATTGTTGCCCGATCCTTGGGGCTTCCTGCTGTGGTGGGAGTGGAAAATATTACCGAACGTTGTCGTACCGGTGATACGATCATTCTGGACGGGTATGACGGGCGGGTTTGTCTTTTCCCGACCATGGACCAGCAGAAGCAGTATCAGGAGTATGACCGCCAGCATCAAGCCTTTTCCGATGAACTGCGTTGGTATATCCATTTGACCTCGGAAACCCTTGACGGGCTTAGGGTACGCCTATCTGCAAATATCGAGATCCCGGACGAGATAGAGGGGGTGATCTATTACGGGTCAGACGGTATCGGTCTGTTTCGTTCCGAGTTCGGTTATTTTCAACAAAAGCATCTTCCAGACGAAGAAGCCCTCTTCAGTGTGTATCAAGATCTGGTCATTGCCTTGGACCCGCAACCGGTCACCATCCGGACCCTTGATGCGGGCGGTGATAAACTTGTAAGTCAGCTGCCGGGGAATAGATTTAAGATCCTGCATGAACGTAATCCGGCCCTTGGCCTGCGTTCTATTCGCTTGTCCCTACGGGAAAAGCCGCTGTTCATCACCCAGCTGAGGGCCTTGTTGCGTGCCTCCGCCTTTGGTCGCCTACGCATTCTCTTTCCCCTGATCAGTATGCTCAGTGAACTCCAACAGGTCCAAGAGATTATAGGTCAGGTCATGATGGATCTGACCAATGAGGGCGTTCCTTTTGATCCAGATGTTGAGCTCGGCATCATGATTGAGGTGCCCAGTGCTGTCACTATGGCAGATGCCTTGGCGGCCGAGGTTGATTTTTTCAGTATTGGTACCAATGATCTTATCCAGTATTCCCTCGCCATTGACCGGGGCAATGAATATGTGGCCAAGATGTATGATCCTCTTCATCCGGCTGTCCTGCGTATGATCAGTCGAACTGTTGAAGCAGGCCATGCCCAGGGTATTGAGGTGGCTCTCTGCGGTGAGATGGCAGGAGATGTGTTCGTGGCACCGGTTCTGTTAGGCCTAGGCCTTGACGAGCTGTCTATGCGCCCTTCGGCAATTCCCCATGTCAAACGCCTACTCCGTCATTCCACCACGCGCCGGTTAACCGATTTGGCAAAGCAGATCCTGACATGCGGGGACGCGAGGGAAGCACGTGAACTGCTCAAGAACTATCTGGACAGCAATTACGGCGGATGGCGGGAACGGTTATGA
- the thiL gene encoding thiamine-phosphate kinase, translating to MRERDLIELIRNLACNEGEGLVQGIGDDCAVVAKDRQNVWLLTMDTLIESVHFDCSWHPPYLLGRKAVSVNVSDIAAMGGQPVFALLSLGLPTDFVPEWATELSRGINDACRQYGCLLIGGDTVCSPEKVCLTLTLIGETEKNRVLYRHGACPGDIVWVSGLLGYAAAGLDCFRSGKVIGEHIGIPPEYPSELASCIKAHLDPEARVGLAGALARTGYVHAMMDLSDGLATDLSHLCQQSRVGARIEAEKLPGRAGLAHAASLLDKKRKDGMIVDWMIAGGEDYELLFTADPKDSHAILAAAAEQGTRVSPVGTIRVGQGVTLQRKTAEEDVEQAVSFQGFDHFAGN from the coding sequence ATGAGGGAACGAGATCTTATTGAGTTGATCCGAAATCTTGCCTGTAACGAGGGTGAGGGCTTGGTGCAGGGGATCGGCGATGATTGCGCTGTTGTTGCAAAGGACAGGCAGAATGTCTGGTTGCTGACTATGGACACCCTAATCGAATCGGTTCATTTTGACTGTTCCTGGCATCCCCCGTACCTGTTGGGGCGCAAGGCAGTTTCTGTGAATGTGAGTGACATCGCTGCAATGGGAGGACAACCGGTTTTTGCTCTGCTTTCTCTGGGGTTGCCGACTGATTTTGTGCCGGAATGGGCAACAGAGCTGAGCAGAGGAATCAATGATGCCTGCCGTCAGTACGGTTGTCTCTTGATCGGCGGAGACACGGTGTGCAGCCCGGAAAAGGTGTGCCTGACCCTGACCCTTATCGGCGAGACTGAGAAAAACCGGGTACTGTATCGGCATGGAGCCTGTCCTGGTGATATTGTCTGGGTGTCCGGCTTATTGGGATATGCTGCTGCCGGGCTCGACTGCTTCCGATCAGGAAAGGTTATCGGGGAACATATCGGGATACCGCCTGAATATCCCTCGGAGTTAGCATCTTGCATCAAGGCTCATCTTGATCCTGAGGCGCGGGTGGGTCTCGCCGGAGCCCTTGCCCGAACAGGTTATGTCCATGCCATGATGGATCTTTCCGACGGATTAGCCACGGATCTCTCTCATCTCTGTCAACAAAGCAGGGTCGGAGCGAGGATTGAAGCTGAAAAGCTTCCTGGGCGTGCGGGCCTTGCTCATGCGGCTTCTTTGTTGGATAAGAAGAGAAAAGATGGGATGATTGTAGATTGGATGATTGCAGGCGGCGAAGATTACGAACTGCTGTTTACTGCGGACCCGAAAGACAGTCACGCCATCTTGGCTGCCGCAGCCGAGCAAGGTACTAGGGTGAGCCCCGTGGGTACCATCAGAGTGGGGCAGGGCGTTACCTTGCAGCGGAAGACAGCCGAAGAGGACGTGGAACAGGCTGTTTCCTTTCAAGGATTCGACCATTTCGCCGGGAACTGA
- a CDS encoding HD domain-containing protein: MDVKLNKIIVLLCKSIGQRKIYFSEHPIIREGCQNFISELQDFFSIAETEKLSLGIADNKLVYEGHYLFGPSIMGLQLVEFARLVHCSGFAFSVGICIREVQRLLDLTDHLAHPVNNLHEAEEFLRLHDVENIQLEDHCVQPSSSLNEEQDSQQGQGGEGSEELHSPLLVYQALYDIVAKSFSDVSLQRSLDINGAQTMSEHLLKSAGSNFADILQFVQYPEHDSYTVGHSVRVATLAVFVADALGVEKDQLVDLGTAALLHDVGKGRIPSEITYKRGKLNDEEFALMRSHPALGAEILLEHRESTPMQIAAAWGHHIRYGGGGYPASPPWAVRSHFISLLQICDVFEALTAVRPYKPSITPLAAFGIMINDKGAFDPELLSAFISALGIYPPGSLVRLNNGCLATVVATGKEIDKPKIRITHDETGVEVEEGSVPVLDLADEVKEQIEIAELLLGEEPE; this comes from the coding sequence ATGGATGTGAAGCTGAATAAAATTATTGTGTTGCTGTGTAAGAGTATTGGGCAACGTAAGATTTATTTTTCAGAGCACCCCATAATCAGAGAGGGTTGCCAGAACTTTATAAGCGAACTCCAAGATTTTTTTAGCATTGCTGAGACGGAAAAATTATCTCTCGGGATAGCTGATAATAAACTGGTTTATGAGGGACATTATCTTTTCGGCCCTAGCATTATGGGGCTCCAGTTGGTTGAGTTTGCCCGATTAGTTCATTGCTCTGGCTTTGCCTTCAGTGTAGGAATCTGCATCCGGGAGGTTCAGCGCCTCCTTGACCTTACTGATCATCTCGCACATCCTGTCAATAATCTTCATGAGGCAGAAGAGTTTTTGCGGTTGCATGATGTTGAAAATATCCAACTGGAGGATCATTGCGTACAGCCTTCTTCAAGTTTGAATGAGGAGCAGGATTCCCAGCAGGGACAGGGGGGCGAAGGCTCTGAGGAACTCCATTCTCCTCTCCTTGTCTATCAGGCTCTGTATGATATTGTGGCCAAATCATTCAGTGATGTCAGTCTCCAGCGTTCTCTTGATATCAACGGGGCGCAAACCATGAGTGAACATCTGCTGAAGAGCGCAGGTAGCAATTTTGCTGACATCTTGCAGTTTGTTCAATATCCTGAACATGATAGCTATACGGTGGGTCATTCGGTCAGGGTTGCCACCTTAGCGGTTTTTGTGGCTGACGCTCTGGGAGTGGAGAAAGATCAACTTGTCGATCTCGGAACAGCGGCCCTGCTCCATGATGTGGGAAAAGGAAGAATCCCGTCAGAGATTACCTATAAACGTGGGAAGCTCAATGATGAGGAGTTTGCCCTTATGCGCTCGCATCCTGCACTGGGAGCGGAAATTCTGCTTGAGCACCGGGAATCGACCCCGATGCAGATTGCCGCAGCTTGGGGGCATCATATCCGCTATGGCGGAGGAGGCTACCCAGCTTCCCCTCCTTGGGCGGTACGTAGCCATTTTATCAGCCTTCTCCAGATTTGTGATGTCTTTGAGGCTTTGACTGCTGTCAGGCCGTATAAACCGTCGATTACCCCTTTGGCTGCATTCGGCATTATGATCAATGATAAGGGTGCCTTTGATCCTGAGTTGCTTTCCGCTTTTATCTCTGCTCTTGGTATCTACCCTCCAGGCAGTCTGGTACGATTGAATAATGGTTGCCTCGCAACGGTTGTTGCCACCGGGAAGGAGATTGACAAACCCAAGATCCGTATCACCCATGATGAAACGGGTGTGGAGGTGGAGGAGGGGAGTGTCCCGGTTTTGGATTTGGCAGATGAGGTAAAGGAACAAATTGAAATTGCGGAATTATTGCTCGGAGAAGAGCCTGAATGA
- a CDS encoding IMCp domain-containing protein, with the protein MKLKFLAQVTFLLLLSVCTAQAATTLTVIGRHPFYKPPLKSVDDLRSMVQTQQTSIMEGLEAAGMPELYTPLMQQFPQAQVQQIEYQPGESFHWMLFRTNGVGRAKAAMDLIWGGKAALSGYEFFIDAGENRYIFAVPLFCGNLALKEVVPAPAPIVEKVVEVPVPGPVQYVDRIKEVEVPGPERIVQVPGPERVVEVPGPERVVEVPGPERVVEVPGPERVVEVPGPERIVEKVVEVPGPERIVEKVVEVPGPERIVEKVVKIPGPERIVQVPGPERIVEKIVEAAPPCCPECIYPVRFVADMGYLRLSDPADFGFGRIGVEYAFNQRLSFLGMIGGATKVDGSDGDDAWLIDFMLQYNLFFLQVADRWNPVFLGFGLGGWMSNGDDDIDSEDSDIDIIAQIGAQVFGHPDSFNTSVFFEARSGIDETDKLSEYGRFGAGLRFRF; encoded by the coding sequence GTGAAATTGAAATTTTTGGCACAGGTAACTTTTTTGTTATTGTTATCAGTCTGTACCGCTCAAGCAGCGACTACATTGACAGTAATCGGGCGTCATCCATTTTATAAGCCCCCCCTCAAATCAGTGGATGACCTCAGAAGCATGGTGCAGACGCAACAGACTTCTATCATGGAAGGATTGGAAGCAGCTGGCATGCCTGAGTTGTATACACCGCTCATGCAACAGTTTCCGCAGGCACAGGTTCAACAAATTGAATATCAGCCAGGCGAGTCTTTTCACTGGATGCTGTTCAGGACGAACGGCGTTGGTCGGGCTAAAGCTGCTATGGATCTCATTTGGGGTGGCAAAGCAGCGTTAAGCGGCTATGAGTTTTTTATTGATGCAGGCGAAAATCGCTACATCTTTGCAGTACCTCTCTTTTGCGGCAACTTGGCTTTGAAAGAGGTTGTTCCAGCTCCAGCTCCCATTGTGGAAAAAGTTGTTGAGGTTCCCGTCCCTGGTCCTGTACAGTACGTAGACCGAATTAAAGAAGTTGAGGTTCCTGGTCCCGAGCGCATTGTTCAGGTTCCTGGTCCTGAGCGGGTTGTTGAGGTTCCTGGTCCTGAGCGGGTTGTTGAGGTTCCTGGTCCTGAGCGGGTTGTTGAGGTTCCTGGTCCTGAGCGGGTTGTTGAGGTTCCCGGTCCCGAGCGGATTGTGGAAAAAGTTGTTGAGGTTCCTGGTCCCGAACGGATTGTGGAAAAAGTTGTTGAGGTTCCTGGTCCCGAACGGATTGTGGAAAAAGTTGTTAAGATTCCTGGTCCCGAGCGAATTGTTCAGGTTCCTGGTCCCGAGCGAATCGTTGAAAAAATTGTTGAGGCAGCACCGCCGTGTTGTCCAGAATGTATCTACCCCGTTCGTTTCGTGGCTGATATGGGGTATCTTCGTCTTTCCGATCCGGCTGATTTCGGTTTTGGTAGGATCGGCGTAGAGTATGCGTTTAACCAACGTCTTTCCTTTCTCGGTATGATCGGTGGAGCGACAAAAGTTGACGGATCTGATGGCGATGATGCTTGGTTGATCGACTTCATGCTTCAGTACAACCTGTTCTTCCTCCAAGTCGCTGATAGATGGAATCCGGTCTTCTTGGGATTCGGTCTTGGTGGCTGGATGTCTAACGGTGACGACGATATTGATTCAGAAGATAGCGACATTGATATCATTGCCCAGATTGGTGCCCAGGTTTTCGGTCATCCAGATAGCTTCAATACCTCAGTTTTCTTTGAAGCGCGTTCAGGAATTGATGAGACCGATAAGCTGTCTGAGTACGGTCGGTTTGGTGCAGGATTGCGTTTCCGTTTCTAA